Proteins encoded in a region of the Nocardia asteroides genome:
- a CDS encoding PspC domain-containing protein, producing the protein MTVPTRRFARSAHDKWIAGVCGGIADYLGWNANVVRLLFVVSCLLPGPQFILYLVLWLVMPKK; encoded by the coding sequence ATGACCGTCCCCACCCGCCGTTTCGCCCGTTCCGCCCACGACAAGTGGATCGCGGGCGTCTGCGGTGGCATCGCCGACTACCTCGGCTGGAATGCCAACGTCGTCCGTCTGCTGTTCGTGGTGTCGTGCCTGCTGCCCGGTCCGCAGTTCATCCTCTACCTCGTACTGTGGCTGGTGATGCCGAAGAAGTGA